The genomic DNA ACCAAATGGCTTGCCGCCCATCCCCGATTCCACATGCACTTCACCCCGACCTACTCGTCGTGGCTCAACCAGGTCGAGCGGTGGTTCGGGTTACTCACCGACCAGAAACTGCGCCGCGGCGTTCACCGCTCAATTCAGGCCCTCGAGAAGGACATTCGCGAGTGGATCGCAGACTGGAACGACAACCCCCGCCCGTTCAACTGGACGAAGACCGCCGACGAGATCTTCGAACGACTCGGTTCATATCTTCAACGAATTCCCGGCGCAGGACACTAGGGATTTGTGCACGAAAATCCGCGCTTGCCGCGAAAAAAAGTGCACAAATCCCTACTTCTCGATGGCGCGCTGCACCAGACCCAGTGCCCAGCCGACGATCGACAGCAGAATCGCCGCCCAGATCGCGGTGAACCAGAACTGGTCGATGCCCAGGCCCCAGTGTGTGGTGTTCTCGGTGATCCACGACGTGATCCACAGCATCCAGGCGTTGATGACGACGTGGATCAGGCCGAGGGTGAGGATGTACAGCGGAATCGCGAACAACTGCACGATCGGCTTGATGATGGCGTTGACCAACCCGAAGACGAACGCCACGACCAGAATGATGCCGACGCGCTCGAGTTGCGAAGCGCCCACCGGGAAGACGAAGTAGATGCCCGACACCATGCGCGTGACCACCCACAACGCGAGGCCGGTCACCGCGGCCCGCAGCAGCAACGATTTCATGATGTCGATTCTGCCCGCAGCAGATAGATGTCCATGATCCAGCCGTGCCGCATCCGGGCCTCGGCCCGCTCCCGGGCGATCTGTTCCCCGACCGCGCCGACGGTGCCGGCGATGAGTATCTCGTCCGGTGTCCCGAGGTAGGCGCCCCACCAAATCCGGGTCTGCGGCGGGCATTCCAGAAAAGAGCATTCACCGTCGAGCATCACCACAGCGGCCCCAGTCAGCCCGTGCTCCCGCAGCTGACGGCCGGTGGTGATCAGCACCGGTTCGCCAATATCGTTGAGCGGGATGCGATGTCGGGCGGTGAGTGCCTGGATGGCGGTGATGCCGGGAATGACGTCGAACTCGAACTCGACGTGTTCGGCGACGCGGTCCAGGATGCGCAGGGTGCTGTCGTAGAGCGACGGGTCGCCCCACGCCAAGAACGCGCCGACACCGTCTGGACCGAGTTCGGTCTCGATGGCGTCGGCCCACAGCCGGGCCCGCGCGGCATGCCATTCGGCCACGGCCTCGTGGTACTCACGGTCTTTGGCCCGCTTGGGATCCGGCAGCGCCACGAACCGGTAGCCGGGCTTCTCGATGAACCGCTCACAGATCAGGCGGCGCAGCGCGACGAGGTCATCCTTGGTATCGCCCTTATCCATGGCGAAGAACACCTGAGTGTCGTTGAGCGCCGTGACGGCCTGGGCGGTGACGTAGTCCGGGTCGCCGGCGCCGATACCGATGACGTGGATGGTGCGCATCCGCGAAGGCTAGCCGCCCGCGGCAGCCGCACATTTATCCAGTACCGCAGGTATTGACTACCTCTGGTATCGGACGTAGCTTCGGATTACGGACACTTTCGAAGGGATGTCAACGATGACAGCTTCGGTCAAGGGCCAGACGACTCGCGAGGAATTCGCCGAGCGCCTGCTCAAGGGCTCTGTACGTAAGTCTTACGCGCCGATTGTCGACATCGACTGGGACGCGCCGATCGACCCGGACAAGTACTTCCTGCCACCGAAGGTCGTCTCGCTGTACGGCACCCCGATCTTGGAAGCGATGAGCCGGGCCGAGCAGATCGAGCTGTCCCGCCAAGAACTGGTGAACACCCTGTCGGCCGGCATCTGGTTCGAGAACATCCTCAACCAGGCCCTGCTGCGCAAGGCGATGCATCAGGACCCGACAGCGAGCGCCACCCACTACGAGCTGACCGAACTCGGCGACGAGACCCGCCACATGGTGATGTTCGGCAAGGCCATCGAGAAGGTGGGCGCCGACCCGGTGCGGCCCAAGTGGTACCAGCGCACGATCATCAACATGCTGCCGTTCGCCTTCCAGGGCTCGGTGCTGTGGGTGGCGGCACTGATCGGCGAGGAGATCTTCGATTCGCTGCAGCGGCAGATGATGGACGATCCGGAGTTGCAGCCAATGGTGCAGCGGCTCATGCGAATTCACGTCACCGAAGAGGCCCGGCACATCCAGTTCGCCCGCGACGGGCTGCGTAAGCGCGCGCCGGAGATGTCGTGGCCGAAGCGCTTCTGGATCGGCAACCTCAACGGGGTCGGCGGCCTGTTCTTCCGGTTCCTGTTCACCAACAAGGTGCAGTACCGCCGCGTCGGATTGGACGCCCGAGCCGCGCGCCGGATGGCGCGGACCTCGCCACACCGGATCGAGACGCAGATCGCGGGCTTCGCCCCACTGGCCTCGTTCCTGGAGGAAGTCGGACTCCTGGGCCCCATCGCGCGACGGTTGTGGCGGCGCAGCGGTTTCCTGCCCGGCGGCAAGATTGCGCCGGCGACGCGGGCCGAGATTGCCGAACCCGAGGACCTGTACGACGGGCCCGCCACCATCGACGGCCGCGAGGTGCGGGTCCGGCTGGCCGGGCACCTGGATCCGATCGACGGCCAGTACCACTGGCGCGGAACGGTTTTCGAGACGCTCGACGAGTTGCCGCGCACGGCCGTCACCGTGGCGGTCGGCGAACGCACCGCGACGGCGCGCGTCACCGAGCGCAGCCAGCAGGGCGGCTACGCGATCTGTGGCGCCGGCTTGCCGCCGTTCCCGCTCACCTGACAACCACTGAATGGGCGGTACCCATTCCGCAAAACTAGAACACGTTCTAGCATCGGTTCATGAGGTTCACCTACGCCGAAGCGATGACCGATCCGAAGTACTACATCCCGCTGGCCAAGGCGGCTGACGACGCCGGCTACCACGCGATGACCATTCCGGACAGCATCGCGTACCCCTTCGAGTCCGACTCGTCCTACCCGTACACCGCCGACGGCAGCCGCGAATTCCTCGACGGCAAGTCGTTCATCGAGTCGTTCTCGCTGATCGGCGCCCTGTCGGCCGTCACGACCAAGCTGCACTTCAACATCTTCGTGCTGAAGCTGCCCATCCGGCCGCCGGCCCTGGTCGCCAAGCAGGCCGGGTCGCTGGCCGCACTGTTCGACAACCGCCTGGGCCTGGGTGTCGGCACCAGCCCGTGGCCGGAGGACTACGAAGTCATGGGCGTGCCGTTCGCCCGCCGCGGCAAGCGTATGGACGAGTGCATCGACGTCATCCGCGGTCTGACGTCGGGCGACTACTTCGAGTACCACGGCGAGTTCTACGACATCCCCAAGACCAAGATGACGCCCGCGCCGACCAAGCCGGTGCCGATCCTGGTCGGTGGCCACGCCGACGCCGCGCTCAAGCGGGCCGCCCGCAACGACGGCTGGATGCACGGCGGCGGCGACCCGGCCGATCTCGACCCGCTGCTCAAGAAGCTCGCGCAGTACCGGGAATCCGAGGAGCGCATCGGGCTGTGTGACGAGTTCCAGATTCACGTCATCTCGATCGACGGCTTCACCGTCGACGGCGTGAAGCGTCTCGAGGACAAGGGCGTCACCGACGTCATCGTCGGCTTCCGCGTGCCCTACATCATGGGCGAGGACACCCAGCCGCTCGACGAGAAGATCAAGCACCTGGAGATGTTCGCCGAGAACGTCATCGCGAAGGTCTAGTCACACTTCGCTACTCGTCGACGATGTGGACCGCGGCCTCTTCAGCGGAGGCCGCGCTCCCGTCGATGCCGACGTCCCCCGCGAGCAGCTCACCGTCCTGCTCGCCGGCCACGAGCCGACCGGACCGCCGGTCGCCGACCTCGTCCTCTCCCCACTGCTCGTCGGGATCGTCCACCTGGTCCAGTTGCATGGCCGGGTCCGGCTCTTCCTCGGCGAGCAGTTCATCGAGAGTCTCGTCATCCCGGGGCTCGCGCCACTTGTCCGGCGGCACGTAGCCCTCGTCCAGCAGGTCGTCGACGCCGCGGTCGATCAGCATGTCCTCCTGCGTCAGCTGATCGTCATCCTCGTCGGTGTAATCGCCTGAGCTCATGGCCCCAGAATGCCATCGAACGGCCCCTTTCGCGAGCGGGTGGTACCACCCGCTCGCGGAACGGGATCACAGCGTGCGGCTGATGATCTCCTTCATGATTTCGCTTGTGCCGCCATAGATCTTGTTGACACGTGCCGCGGCGTAGGCCCGTCCGATGGGGTACTCCATCATGTAGCCGTATCCGCCGAAGAACTGCACACAGCGGTCGACGACGGCCACGGCCCGGTCGGCGGCGATGAGCTTGCCCATGGAGGCGATCGCGGGATCGTTGTCGCCGTCGATCAGCGCCTGCACGCAGTAGTCCACCGTGGTCTTGATGGACAGCACCTCGGCCTTGAGCTCGGCGAGCTGGAATCGGTTGTGCTGGAAGTTGATCAGCGGCTTACCGAACGCCTCGCGCTGCTTGGTGTACTTGATGGCCTCCAGCACCGCAGCCTCGGCCATGCCGGCGCAGATCGATCCGATGACGAGCCGCTCGCGGGCCAGCTGCGACATCAGTTGGTAGAAGCCCAGCCCCTCCTGCTCACCGAGCAGGTTGGCGACGGGAACCCGCATGTCGGTGAAGAACAGCTCGCGGGTGTCCTGGCCATGCTGACCGACCTTCTCCAGCACCCGGCCGCGCTCGAAGCCCGGCAGGTCGTTGACCTCGGCGACGATCAGCGACACCCCGGCCGCACCCTGCGTGGGATCGGTCTTGGCGACGATCACCACCATGTCGCACAGAGATCCGTTGGAGATGAAGGTCTTTGAGCCGTTGATGACGTAGTGGTCGCCGTCGCGAATAGCGGTGGTACGGACGGCCTGCAGGTCGGAACCGGTCCCGGGCTCGGTCATCGCGATGGCCAGCACCGTCTCACCGCTGATGATCTTCGGCATCCAGCGGGCCTTCTGCTCGGCGTTGCCGTAGGTGTCGATGTAGTGCGCCACGATCGGCGAGTGCACCGACCAGCCCGAGGCCGAATCATGCGCCAGCGCAAACTCTTCGGCCACCACGGCCGAGAACCCGAAGTCGCCGCCGGCGCCGCCGTACTCCTCGGGCAGGTCCAGGCCGAGCAGGCCGGCGTCGCCGAGTTTGTTCCAGAACTCGCGGTCGACCTGGTGATTCTTCGCCCACCGCTCCTGGTTGGGCGTGGCCTCCTTGGCCAGGAACGCCGCCGCGTGCTGCCGCAGCTCGCGGTGCTGATCGGTCTCCCAGCTGGCCCGGTACTTCGGGAAGAGCTCTGACATTG from Mycolicibacterium phocaicum includes the following:
- a CDS encoding diiron oxygenase, producing the protein MTASVKGQTTREEFAERLLKGSVRKSYAPIVDIDWDAPIDPDKYFLPPKVVSLYGTPILEAMSRAEQIELSRQELVNTLSAGIWFENILNQALLRKAMHQDPTASATHYELTELGDETRHMVMFGKAIEKVGADPVRPKWYQRTIINMLPFAFQGSVLWVAALIGEEIFDSLQRQMMDDPELQPMVQRLMRIHVTEEARHIQFARDGLRKRAPEMSWPKRFWIGNLNGVGGLFFRFLFTNKVQYRRVGLDARAARRMARTSPHRIETQIAGFAPLASFLEEVGLLGPIARRLWRRSGFLPGGKIAPATRAEIAEPEDLYDGPATIDGREVRVRLAGHLDPIDGQYHWRGTVFETLDELPRTAVTVAVGERTATARVTERSQQGGYAICGAGLPPFPLT
- a CDS encoding phage holin family protein → MKSLLLRAAVTGLALWVVTRMVSGIYFVFPVGASQLERVGIILVVAFVFGLVNAIIKPIVQLFAIPLYILTLGLIHVVINAWMLWITSWITENTTHWGLGIDQFWFTAIWAAILLSIVGWALGLVQRAIEK
- the cobF gene encoding precorrin-6A synthase (deacetylating) encodes the protein MRTIHVIGIGAGDPDYVTAQAVTALNDTQVFFAMDKGDTKDDLVALRRLICERFIEKPGYRFVALPDPKRAKDREYHEAVAEWHAARARLWADAIETELGPDGVGAFLAWGDPSLYDSTLRILDRVAEHVEFEFDVIPGITAIQALTARHRIPLNDIGEPVLITTGRQLREHGLTGAAVVMLDGECSFLECPPQTRIWWGAYLGTPDEILIAGTVGAVGEQIARERAEARMRHGWIMDIYLLRAESTS
- a CDS encoding acyl-CoA dehydrogenase family protein, which gives rise to MSELFPKYRASWETDQHRELRQHAAAFLAKEATPNQERWAKNHQVDREFWNKLGDAGLLGLDLPEEYGGAGGDFGFSAVVAEEFALAHDSASGWSVHSPIVAHYIDTYGNAEQKARWMPKIISGETVLAIAMTEPGTGSDLQAVRTTAIRDGDHYVINGSKTFISNGSLCDMVVIVAKTDPTQGAAGVSLIVAEVNDLPGFERGRVLEKVGQHGQDTRELFFTDMRVPVANLLGEQEGLGFYQLMSQLARERLVIGSICAGMAEAAVLEAIKYTKQREAFGKPLINFQHNRFQLAELKAEVLSIKTTVDYCVQALIDGDNDPAIASMGKLIAADRAVAVVDRCVQFFGGYGYMMEYPIGRAYAAARVNKIYGGTSEIMKEIISRTL
- a CDS encoding DUF5709 domain-containing protein, which encodes MSSGDYTDEDDDQLTQEDMLIDRGVDDLLDEGYVPPDKWREPRDDETLDELLAEEEPDPAMQLDQVDDPDEQWGEDEVGDRRSGRLVAGEQDGELLAGDVGIDGSAASAEEAAVHIVDE
- a CDS encoding LLM class flavin-dependent oxidoreductase, yielding MRFTYAEAMTDPKYYIPLAKAADDAGYHAMTIPDSIAYPFESDSSYPYTADGSREFLDGKSFIESFSLIGALSAVTTKLHFNIFVLKLPIRPPALVAKQAGSLAALFDNRLGLGVGTSPWPEDYEVMGVPFARRGKRMDECIDVIRGLTSGDYFEYHGEFYDIPKTKMTPAPTKPVPILVGGHADAALKRAARNDGWMHGGGDPADLDPLLKKLAQYRESEERIGLCDEFQIHVISIDGFTVDGVKRLEDKGVTDVIVGFRVPYIMGEDTQPLDEKIKHLEMFAENVIAKV